The Amblyomma americanum isolate KBUSLIRL-KWMA chromosome 11, ASM5285725v1, whole genome shotgun sequence genome includes the window CGTATTTTTGCTTCGTATTCCGTGTGTCACATGCCATTAAACGGTTGGTAGCAGCGCTTGCAGTCGTCTTATGTGTTTCTTCTCGATCCTTGTCCAAGCTTTGCGACAACTTCATTTATAGCACACTTTGCTTCACTCTTTGTAAATTGAAGTGCtgctttatgctttatgggggtttaacgtcccaaagcgactcaggctatgagagacgccgcagtgaagggctccggaaatttcgaccacctggggttctttaacatgcattgacatcgcacagcacacgggcctctagaatttcgcctccatcgaaattcgaccggcgcggccggaatcgaacccgcgtctttcgggccagcagccgagcgccataaccacttagccaccgcggcggctctgtaaATTGAAGTGTGAAATTATCCTTGCTGCAGTAAGACACCATAGACGAAGATAAACGGCGGAGGGACTTCTGTGCCATCTGCTCTAATGACAGAGCTGCTCGGTCACAAGCAGAAATTATGGAGAGCATCATGAGCAGAAGCAGTCGCAGTGCGTCATAGCTTGCACATCTCCAGGAGCCGCTCAAATTGCAAGCGCATTTTGTTCATAGCAATTGCAATGCATTGTAAATTGTCACAAACGTCATACATCGGACTGTGAAAGTGGTTTTCAATTCTGACAACTAGGCGCCACACTCCCGCACACTAGCAAAATGTTCTTGATTTGCGAGATTAGGTGACGGTTATTATACCTCCTGAATTTTATGATTATCATCACGAATAACGTCATACACTGCATTATTAGCGTTGTTTCGAATCTAAATGACAGAAAAAGTGCTCTCTCGCTGCAAGAAATGCTCATAAAGGTGTCTAGTTATTTGCAGGGTTGTCCACAGCACTAAATGCTTGGTATGTGTTTAATATGATTTTAGAGTTTAGCATGAAAGACGCCATGCATCACAAGGTTTTCCTCTGTCCCCGTGCATACAGCAGCGAAACCTTTCAAAACGCAACATAAGACTGGTACTCTTCGTTGCAGTTCTTACTTCAGAAATTGCGTCGTTGAACAACAGTGAAACCTCATGAGAATGCAGAGCTTGTTTGATCACGTTCCTCCTGTCTCAACAATCAGCCTTTCTATGACAAACATCATGAGTCACTCTGATTTCATCTTTTCCAACTTGGAAAGCAACAAAAGTTGAGCTCTAGGCGGGTGGGACCAGCTTTTAGAAATTTTGCCCATTTGGGACACGTCCAGATTACGATTTAAAAAGAGCGTTACGATCTTTCTGCATTTGCAATTCAGGCAACCAACCCCCCTCCCCATCTCTCCGCTTTTAAAAATCTTTATTGCATACAAGAAAATCAATCTCACTGACACTACGCATGCCTTGTTTTAATAAGGTCCCATTCAGCGGTCCCATCGTACGTTAACACACCTTCATATTGCATCACTAGGCAAGAACACGAAAGTTCCGGGCGGCACATACATTCGTTGAGTAAAAGAAACTAGTGAGAACATTGAACCTTGCACACCATGTAACCACCACACACCAAAGTGTCCGCTTACAACATATGGTTCGTTGAACAAGGCAGTTCTGCACGACAACCGATGATCCGGCTTTTCAACAAGTTAAACAGTGGTGTCTCACAAGacgatcacatggacacttagaCTCGCATTAAAGGCTGAAATCCCATAATGTAGGGCGAGATCTCTCTCTGCATCAGTTTGTATCTCATACTACTCAACAATATTACAACTCAGGTGCTGACTTGTAAAATTGTACATATGTGCATGACGTCATGTTAATTCCAATTCGGAACAACTCTAGGCAAagtactaaatgaaggcacagcgcacgaaaggcgggactgagaaagagacaaacccagcgctgtgtttgtctctttctcagtcccacctttcgtgcgctgtgccttcatttagtaccatgtaccgactagcccagacaaacaccttattgctCTAGGCAAAGACAACCAGAAAGTAGCCAAACAAAAGCTTTGACTATAATGTGATGCAAACTTATGTAGAGTCGCGATTCAGACTACTTGGTTCAAGGAACGATGGCAGCGTAACCAGAAAATGGATGAACACAGGCATTGATGAGCCCGAGTCATCACTATGCGTCAGTTTGTATTACACACTATCCAACGATTGTGTTCATTCATTTTCTGGTTCCACTGCCATCGTAccttgttagctatgaaccaacaagcTAACACTAACGCGCAGTGAACGTGTGAGTGCTTTATTGCGGGTAATtcttttttattcgagatgtttaCCATTAGGCGTAATGAGAAAGGAAGAGGGGATATGGAAGGAGGAAGAAGGAGTGTAGACAAGCCTCGCTTAAAAGTGTAAAAATGCTAGTTGCCATGGGCCATGTGCGGCATGTATGGCTTGGCACTGTATCATCGAGACTTTGAATGCATTGGCTCCATGAAGGATCTAGTCTGACCACGCTAATTCTGCGTAAAATGTGAGATGTGGAATAAAATGTTGAATGGATAATTGGGTTTCTGCTGTAAAATAATTGGACTGAACAATGCTGCTTCTTTGTAAGGGCCACACCCTGTAAAAATGGCAGTAATAAATAGAGGCCCATGAAGATGTCAGCCAGATGACATTAGGCCTTCGCACTTCACTTGCTCATAGCACTGCTAGCGTCAATATAAGGTTTTTAGGCCCGCCATTTTGTGCGGCACACAAGTGCTCCCAGTTGGCGAAGTGAACGCTCCACGTGTGCTGTTCATTCTTGAAAGTGTTCACCGCATGTTGCTAAATCATCCTGACATCTGTTGGCTGCGTAATAATGCAACATAAGACTAGCCAGCTGGTTGCAGGACGTTGGATTTGTTACTGGGTTTGTTAATGGCATCGCTGGGTTCCTTATCGGATATGGGGGCTACGAGCCCAGCAGTTGCAGTCCTTGTCAAGCGCACATTTAAATGTTGGCATTTGTGTGGCCACTGCAGGCTAAGCCCCCATGCGTGTGGAGCGGGGAGAACCAGCGTGCCCTGCGGCGGCTGAGCGATCCGCTGGGCGGCTGCGCGGGCAGCCAGCAGAGCGGGTCCCTGCTGGCGCGCTTTACCCTGACACGGGGCCCCTCGACTCCCCGCCCTCTGGAGGCACGCTTCCTGTGTGAGGGCGCCACCCTGTCTGGAGCCAGCTTCGAGCTGGTGGGCCAGGGCTACCGGGTGTCCCTAGTCAAGCGGCAGATCATGTCCGGTGAGTGGCCAACGCAGTTGTAGTGCCTGGGAGGAGTGCAATTCCTTTGTTCCATAGTTGCGAGCGTGATGTCCCCGCAGTGCCATATGTGTATGGGCAGAGAGTACattttaacacgttcactgcttCGTGGGTCACCGGTGGGTCACATTGTTTATTAATGCTGTGTGGCACGAATACTAAGCGGCACTGTGAAGCCATGGAGTAACTCGAATTTCTCGAACAGCCTGCGAAAAACACGCATGCTAGGTTGCTACTGCCATCTATTGTCAGTGCCAATAAGTTGACTTCTCATGAGGCTTACTGGTGGGTCACTCTGCACCAAAGAAAATCTAAGTGTGtcccaccggtgggtcataatgcTCAGAGATTAGGGCCTGAAAATCGCTGCCACAGTGAACGTGTTAGTGATTGCCAGTAAGTGGGAACCAGGGAAAAGGAATGTGCATAAGGAGAGCCCAGAAAAGGAGGAGGAATGATAATACCCTGCCCGGACCACCTGTTAGAGAGAATGGACAGAAGGGAACCGGGAGGACGACGTTTAGCGGAAGAGCAGCAACAGATGTAAATTTGGTCGCAATCTTTTCCCCCGTTGGCGTACTACCAGCTCCAAACCAACGGAAGTGCCACACACGGTGCACACCTTTGAGCCTTCTCCATACGGATTTTATTCACTTTGGATGCTACAAACATATTTTGCAACACCATGAAGTTGgtatcattgagattctactgtagtggATAAAGGGATCATGATTGCAGTGTCCATTGCCAACTTCCCTAACTTCCACCCAGCCTTCTCCTGAGACATTGCTAGCCTGTCCGGTGGTTGTGACGGGACGCTCCCCCTGGCTCGCAGGAAAATACCTCTGTGACGTTTGCCTGCGACGGCGATGACGGGCCGTCCTCTGCCACCTGTTCCCGCCTCCCCGCCGTCAAGTCCCGACGAACAAGACAGTGCGCAGCTGAGCGCAGCACCCGCGCTGGTCGCTGGCCCGATTGGCGAGTGCGTTGCCGCCCTGTCCCCACCATCCTCTCACCCTCCTCCTCTCTTGCCTCCTCGAAGACCTTCCTCCCCGCCTCCGCCTGCCCCCAGTGAGACTGCCCGCAACCAAGAGGTCTTGCCCcctcagcagcagcaccagcagcagcaacagcaccaaGCCTCCCCACCCACCATGTTTGCTCCAGCCCACATCTCGGCCCTGACCGTCACCGTCGTCGCAGCGAGCGTCCTCGCCCTCCAATTTGTGGCCCTGTGGCGACGCAGCAGCTAGACTCGCCCCAAACACTTTAAGCTCCTAGGAGCACATTGCTTTTCCTCAAACTGTGTCCTGAACCCCTGTTCTCACTGAAGCAGGGGCAGAGGGTCAAATTTTGGCAGACACTTTCATTGACAGAAAGCTGCAGTGGCACCTACTCTGGTGTTTGTTTCATTGTCTTGTTCTTACGATTCTTAAGACTGCGCTGCGTTGCCCTGTCCCCACCCTGTGTGCCCTGGACACCTCTGGAAGATAGGTGGCACACTGTGGTGAGGGGCAAGCGGCAACAGCCGCGCACGCGCCgcaacgagttttttttttcagcagcggtACGTGGGCAAGCCATGCAGAAAGTGCTTCTCTGTGTCGGCTCATTGGAGGCGGACACCTGCTACCAGTCATATTGGTCCTGTGTTTTCACTGAGCACTGTACATAGAGAGGATATTTCTTTAACGAGACTCGGTGCCCTTTATGCTTAGCTCTCAGTCTTGGCTATTCGTCTGCCATTTACTGTTGCAGACGACTCGCAATCGCATATGGTCTGATTACCGCGGCAGCTGCCACTTCTGCCATCGTAGTTTGCATTTTCCCGCGTGAACTGTATATACTGCTTTTTGAGAAAAGAGAGAAGGAAGAAGATCGCCGCAAGAACAGAATTAAAAAAGTTGCTGCGTGCTCATTACCtccttttaattaaaaaaaattgccactTGTTCAgcatgttttgtttagccttgcctTTTTGTTTTGGAATGAATGTGTTGTTTAAATGTACCATTTGTTGTTGCCTGATATTTGTCTAACCTGAAgcatatgcatatatatatatatatatatatataatgttgtTGATTTCATCGAATGCTTTGCTTTACATGAGCAACAAACAGTGAAACTGGAAAAGGAAAGCTTATGGAGGACGAAATAAAATTGCTGCCTTTGAAAACGAGAGCAGTTTCATTTCTTTTGGTATCGCCGTGGTTGTCTTGCTTTTGTCGCCTTTCTAACAGCCTCTTGGATGGCGTGTGCTTTGTCACAGCTTTAAACTATACTCTAATTTGATTTTGCTTGCATTGCAGATTATGATTGCAGTCACATTTTTGCGGACAGATAATGTATTCTAATGTCATGCCTTGATACAACAGAATGTGGAGTTTTACCTCCAAGTCATCGTTATTAATGCGTGGTCGTTCAGGGGTCCGCGTCACAAGCATTTAACGGCATCTTTGACCATGAGCGAAAAACCCACGAAAAAacgccagagaagcaacctaggtcacatgaccctGTGGTGTCATTATAGCCTGCACACCTGATTGTACCTGtttgtaagcaaactgcccaccatgccaggtggcagttaaattaatgtctGGTTTTGAGAGGTAAGTCTGGAAACTTCACTTTATTAGGATACAAGCACAGAAGAAGGAAaactttccttcctccatggataCAGCTTCAAAACAACAGCAATTTGTAACACTGGTTCATGCGCCATGGCGTCCTGAATTGCTTTAGGGGTGAATCGCAACATTAAACGAAGTCAGCTTTTTAGTGTTTGCctattaaacaagccaggcacCAAAATTCTAGAGCTCTTATTTTTCTTGTGTTTAGCTTCCTGTTTAGGTAACAAGTAAAGTTTCGACAATAAGCTACTTTTTTGTCAGGAAGGAATTGTGTGTggcagtcctgaatgtgggcggagacTCGGTGCAGAcataagttgtatccaactatagaaCTGTAGCAAGCACGTGATGGCCCATTGCAGCATTAAGCAAGCAAGCATGTGCGTACGCACGGTCAGACATATGCAGCACATTTGCTAACAGGCTTGTAGGCTTAACGCCCCAGGaacgaaggaaacgagaccacagctacgagccgacaccagaacagaactgccagccgtggctgcacgagccacgaccaggtgccatctttattctcttcgaagggtggcgcgcgctagccgggttgtcggcgccgcccaagagagggtgctacagggccccccgccttgactggaagtcgaaacggacggagggccggcgatggcactcgagcactaggtcaggcggcgctgggagtcgttccggggcggtctccatgtaagccggtttaaggcggtctagactgacggtctcttcgcggccgttttggagtaTGGTGGCGGTTTCctgggtgcggcggagaacgcggaaaggtccgtcgtaagccggtgtgagtggagctcggacagcgtcgcggcgcacaaaaacgtgggtcgaagtggccaggtagGGGTGTActaaaatggtatggtggcgggacggacgtggggaagtaggccggaggtctttaacgcagtccagcaggcgttggaggaattcttggggctgggctggaagctgctgggatgtaaagaaatCGCCTGGAAGAcacaaagcacttccatacacgagctctgcagctgagcactgtaagtcttctcggatgacggcccttagaccaagcagcacaagaggcaaggagtcgacccaggaggcgcaattgaggcgggcagcgagggcggccttcaattggcggagaaggcgttccaccatgccgttagcacacgggtgatattcagtggtacggcaatgcctggcgccgagaatattattaagggaagcaaacagggaggactcaaactggcgtccacggtcggttgtcacagtgccaggacaaccaaatcgagatacccacgcagaaatgaaggcgcgcgaaacagtctctgcggtgatgtcaggaatggggactgcctccagccagcgagtgaagcggtcgactatggtcaaaaTATAGCGGTAGcttcgagagatgggtagagggcccacgatgtcgagatgaacatggtcgaaacgacggccagggggtagaaaggcttgggaaggtgtcttggtatgtcgacagatcttggtcgactgacagggtaggcaccggcgcgtccaagcacgcacatcagcgttgattcggggccaaacatagcgctgggtgagaaggcgctgagtagcccgaatgcctggatggcatatgtcatggagagaatggaagatagggcgacgttgtgaagccggaacaaaagggcgaggaaagtccgttgaaacatcgcaccacaagggctcaggttaccaaggatggggcacaagccgtaatcggagagaacgagggttcgctcgaaaagcggcgagctcatcgtcaatctgctgggcagaagagaatgcggcccagtcgacggtggaagatggagcgtctaccgcgactatacgagagagggcgtcagcggcggtgttggctgcacttttcacatgccggatgtcggcagtaaactccgagatataagcgagctgacggagttcacgtgacacgtacttcgatgaattggtccggaacacataagCCAGCGGTTtgtgatcggttagcacgtgaaacttgcatccttctacaaaatgccgaaagtgctggatagcggagtagatggctaggagctctcgaccgaagacgctgtagcgggtctcagcagcaagtagcttccgagagtaaaaagacaatggtctccactcggagttaatgtactgctgtaagacggctccgatggccacgctggaggcatccaccatcaatctcgtaggggtgtcgctgcgcggatggactagaagcacggcgttagcgaccgCTCGCTTCGCGGCAgcaaaggcggcctgggcttctgatgaccaagagattgcggaggacgggccagcggttgaccggaggaggtcggtgagtgggcgaagtagctctgcacagtgcgggataaagcggcgggagaaattcaccagccccaggaattgtcgcaggagcgcagggttgtgggcaggggaaaattctcgatggtctggacttGGGACGCGAAAGGGCGGTTaaccactgaggatatgtgatgacccaaaaactcgagctcagaagcaccgaaaacacacttggaggcattcacaaccaggccgtagtgctgtagacgcttgaacaaagcacgtaggtcttgctcatgagcatgaggtgtagggctggcgatgaggacatcgtcaaggtacgcgaatacactcggtaggccccgcgtgacctcagccatgaaccgctggaaggtttgagccgaattgcgtag containing:
- the LOC144109503 gene encoding SH3-containing GRB2-like protein 3-interacting protein 1 produces the protein MEKHMRQAKPPCVWSGENQRALRRLSDPLGGCAGSQQSGSLLARFTLTRGPSTPRPLEARFLCEGATLSGASFELVGQGYRVSLVKRQIMSGKYLCDVCLRRR